The following are from one region of the Erwinia billingiae Eb661 genome:
- a CDS encoding DNA-3-methyladenine glycosylase I: MDEHYLADLKEAGLTLTEDGRVCCYWQPSMPDYHDNEWGRPVVDDRRLFEKVCLEGFHSGMSWQLIYNKRENFRRAFKDFDFHAVAQFNDEDVARLLEDKSIVRNRAKILSTINNAQRAIELIEEAGSLAAWFWQFEPQPGERPHTVDLEYWQNAKTSPESVRMSKALKKRGWTWVGPVTTYSLMQALGLINDHLAGCQCRDKFEQQREALNRPL, from the coding sequence ATGGATGAGCATTATCTGGCAGATCTGAAAGAAGCCGGACTGACACTGACCGAAGATGGACGCGTGTGCTGCTACTGGCAGCCTTCAATGCCTGACTATCACGATAACGAGTGGGGCAGACCGGTGGTGGATGACCGCCGCCTGTTTGAAAAAGTCTGTCTCGAAGGTTTTCACTCGGGCATGTCGTGGCAGCTGATTTACAACAAGCGGGAAAACTTCCGTCGCGCCTTTAAGGATTTTGATTTTCACGCCGTGGCGCAGTTCAACGACGAGGACGTTGCCCGTTTGCTGGAAGATAAAAGCATTGTCCGCAATCGAGCCAAAATTCTTTCCACCATCAACAATGCGCAGCGGGCCATCGAACTGATCGAAGAAGCCGGATCGCTGGCGGCGTGGTTCTGGCAGTTTGAGCCGCAGCCGGGCGAACGGCCTCATACCGTCGATCTGGAATACTGGCAGAATGCCAAAACTTCACCCGAATCGGTGCGCATGTCCAAAGCGTTGAAAAAACGGGGCTGGACGTGGGTGGGTCCGGTGACCACCTATTCGCTGATGCAGGCGTTAGGGCTGATTAACGATCATCTGGCGGGCTGCCAGTGCAGGGACAAATTCGAGCAGCAGCGTGAAGCACTCAACCGCCCGCTGTAA
- the prfC gene encoding peptide chain release factor 3: MSNAPFMQEVARRRTFAIISHPDAGKTTITEKVLLFGQAIQTAGTVKGRGSNQHAKSDWMEMEKQRGISITTSVMQFPYRECLINLLDTPGHEDFSEDTYRTLTAVDCCLMVIDAAKGVEDRTRKLMEVTRLRDTPILTFMNKLDRDIRDPMEVLDEVESELKIACAPITWPIGCGKLFKGVYHLYKDETYLYQSGKGRTIQDVRIVKGLNNPDLDAAIGEELAVQLREELELVQGASHEFDKEQFLAGKLSPVFFGTALGNFGVDHMLDGLCDWAPSPMPRQTTLRTVTAADEKFTGFIFKIQANMDPKHRDRVAFMRVVSGKYEKGMKLRQVRLGKDVVIADALTFMAGDRSHVEEAYPGDIIGLHNHGTIQIGDTFTQGENMKFTGIPNFAPELFRRIRLRDPLKQKQLLKGLVQLSEEGAVQVFRPVHNNDLIVGAVGVLQFEVVVARLKSEYNVEAIYEAINVSTARWVECSDAKKFDEFQRKNEVNLALDGGDNLTYIAPTMVNLNITQERYPEVVFRKTREH; encoded by the coding sequence ATGTCTAATGCACCCTTTATGCAAGAGGTGGCTCGTCGCCGCACTTTTGCCATCATTTCTCACCCGGATGCCGGTAAAACCACCATCACTGAAAAAGTGTTGCTGTTCGGACAGGCTATTCAGACCGCCGGTACGGTAAAAGGCCGTGGCTCTAACCAGCACGCCAAATCGGACTGGATGGAGATGGAAAAGCAGCGTGGTATCTCGATCACCACCTCCGTGATGCAGTTCCCGTACCGCGAATGCCTGATTAACCTGCTGGATACGCCGGGACACGAAGACTTCTCCGAAGATACTTACCGTACGCTGACGGCGGTCGACTGCTGTCTGATGGTGATCGATGCCGCAAAAGGCGTTGAGGATCGTACCCGCAAGCTGATGGAAGTGACCCGTCTGCGCGACACGCCGATCCTGACCTTTATGAACAAACTGGACCGCGATATCCGCGATCCAATGGAAGTGCTGGATGAAGTGGAAAGCGAGCTGAAAATTGCCTGCGCGCCGATCACCTGGCCAATCGGTTGTGGCAAGTTGTTTAAGGGTGTGTACCACCTTTATAAAGACGAAACCTACCTCTACCAGAGCGGTAAAGGGCGCACCATTCAGGACGTGCGCATCGTCAAAGGGCTTAATAACCCGGATCTGGATGCCGCCATCGGTGAAGAGCTGGCCGTTCAGCTGCGTGAAGAGTTGGAGCTGGTACAGGGCGCTTCCCACGAGTTTGATAAAGAACAGTTCCTCGCCGGCAAGCTAAGCCCGGTATTCTTTGGTACTGCACTGGGTAACTTTGGTGTGGACCATATGCTGGATGGCCTGTGCGACTGGGCACCGTCGCCAATGCCGCGTCAGACCACGCTGCGCACCGTGACCGCGGCCGACGAAAAGTTCACCGGCTTCATCTTTAAGATCCAGGCGAATATGGATCCAAAACACCGTGACCGCGTGGCCTTTATGCGCGTGGTGTCCGGCAAATATGAAAAAGGCATGAAGCTGCGTCAGGTCCGTCTGGGCAAAGACGTGGTGATTGCCGATGCGCTGACCTTTATGGCCGGTGACCGTTCGCACGTTGAGGAAGCCTATCCGGGCGATATCATCGGGCTGCACAACCACGGCACCATCCAGATCGGCGATACCTTCACTCAGGGTGAAAACATGAAGTTCACCGGGATTCCGAACTTCGCCCCTGAGCTGTTCCGTCGTATTCGTCTGCGCGATCCGCTGAAGCAGAAGCAGTTGCTGAAAGGCCTGGTTCAGCTGTCGGAAGAGGGTGCCGTGCAGGTGTTCCGTCCGGTACACAATAACGATCTGATTGTTGGCGCCGTCGGTGTACTGCAGTTTGAAGTGGTTGTGGCGCGTCTGAAGAGCGAATACAACGTGGAAGCCATCTACGAAGCGATCAACGTTTCAACCGCGCGTTGGGTTGAATGCAGCGATGCCAAGAAGTTTGATGAGTTCCAGCGTAAAAACGAAGTGAACCTGGCGCTGGATGGCGGGGATAACCTGACCTACATCGCGCCGACCATGGTAAACCTGAACATTACTCAGGAACGTTATCCTGAAGTGGTGTTCCGCAAAACGCGCGAACACTAA
- the osmY gene encoding molecular chaperone OsmY, translating to MNTTKITKTLMAVLVGSALVSGSAMAEDTMMNKTQNAADNAGSKIDSSMKSVGGYMDDSGVTAKVKAALVDNDAIKSTDISVKTHSGVVTLSGFVPSQDQAELAVAAAKKVEGVKSVSDKLHVKDSTKASVSGYAGDTATTSEIKAKLLADDIVPSRNVKVETTNGVVQLSGTVKSQAQSERAESIAKAIDGVKSVKNDLTVKS from the coding sequence ATGAACACGACTAAGATTACTAAAACTCTGATGGCTGTACTGGTAGGTTCTGCGCTGGTAAGTGGTTCTGCAATGGCAGAAGACACCATGATGAACAAAACGCAGAATGCTGCTGACAACGCGGGTTCCAAAATCGATAGTTCAATGAAATCAGTCGGTGGGTACATGGATGACAGCGGCGTGACTGCCAAGGTGAAAGCCGCTCTGGTAGACAACGACGCAATCAAAAGCACAGACATCTCTGTTAAGACCCATTCAGGCGTCGTGACGCTGAGTGGTTTTGTACCGTCGCAGGATCAGGCCGAACTGGCTGTTGCGGCGGCCAAAAAAGTCGAAGGCGTTAAATCTGTTAGCGACAAACTACACGTAAAAGACAGCACTAAAGCCAGCGTCAGCGGTTATGCCGGTGATACGGCAACGACCAGCGAAATTAAAGCTAAACTGTTAGCTGACGACATCGTGCCATCACGTAACGTGAAAGTTGAAACCACCAACGGTGTTGTCCAGCTTTCCGGTACGGTGAAAAGCCAGGCGCAGTCTGAACGTGCCGAAAGCATCGCTAAAGCGATTGATGGTGTGAAAAGCGTTAAAAACGATCTGACTGTGAAGTCATAA
- a CDS encoding DUF1328 domain-containing protein, with translation MFRWGIIFLIIALIAAALGFGGLAGTAAWAAKIVFVVGIIIFLISLFTGRKKL, from the coding sequence ATGTTTCGTTGGGGCATTATTTTTCTGATTATTGCGCTTATCGCAGCAGCGTTAGGTTTTGGTGGTCTGGCTGGTACAGCCGCTTGGGCAGCTAAAATCGTCTTCGTTGTCGGTATCATTATCTTCCTGATCAGCCTGTTCACCGGCCGCAAGAAGTTATAG
- a CDS encoding patatin-like phospholipase family protein: MGKRIPITLGNIEPLALTPFRPGKLALVCEGGGQRGIFTAGVLDEFQRAKFNPFDLMLGTSAGAQNLSAYVCGQPGYARRVITRYTTSKLFFDPLRFVRGGHLIDLDWLVDVTSQEFPLAIEAGEKMFSAGREFYMCACRSDDYSPGYFAPTAANWMNIIKASSAIPGLYRPGVDMDGISYLDGGISDAIPVREAARRGADTIVVIRTVPSQMTYTPQWLKRIERWLSDSALQPLVNIMHLHEDSYRETQDFIDNPPGNLRIIEIFPPHALASMALGSRVASLNQDYHLGRRCGRYFLATVGQWLQENETLLSTKPVVPPAPVANEPVRDGVILDPLAGNDADYDKGSLA; encoded by the coding sequence TTGGGCAAGCGCATCCCTATAACCCTCGGCAATATTGAGCCGCTGGCGTTAACCCCTTTTCGTCCGGGCAAACTGGCCCTGGTCTGCGAAGGCGGCGGGCAGCGCGGGATCTTTACTGCCGGCGTGCTGGATGAATTCCAGCGGGCAAAATTCAACCCCTTTGATTTGATGCTGGGCACCTCTGCCGGGGCGCAGAATCTCTCTGCCTATGTCTGCGGCCAGCCGGGCTATGCCCGCAGAGTGATCACCCGTTACACCACCAGTAAACTGTTTTTCGATCCGTTGCGCTTTGTGCGCGGCGGGCACCTGATCGATCTCGACTGGCTGGTGGATGTCACCTCTCAGGAATTCCCGCTGGCGATAGAAGCCGGTGAGAAGATGTTCTCCGCAGGCCGCGAATTCTATATGTGCGCCTGCCGCAGCGACGATTATTCGCCGGGCTATTTTGCCCCGACCGCCGCCAACTGGATGAACATCATTAAGGCTTCCAGCGCCATTCCGGGTCTGTATCGTCCCGGCGTGGATATGGACGGCATCAGCTATCTCGATGGTGGGATCAGCGATGCCATTCCGGTGCGTGAAGCGGCGCGTCGCGGGGCCGATACCATCGTGGTGATCCGCACCGTTCCTTCGCAGATGACCTATACGCCACAGTGGCTGAAGCGCATTGAGCGCTGGCTGAGCGACAGTGCGCTGCAGCCGTTGGTCAATATCATGCATCTGCATGAAGACAGCTACCGCGAGACGCAGGACTTTATTGACAATCCGCCGGGTAATCTGCGGATTATTGAGATCTTCCCGCCGCATGCGCTCGCCAGCATGGCGCTGGGCAGTCGCGTGGCCTCGCTGAATCAGGATTATCATCTGGGACGCCGTTGCGGCCGCTATTTCCTCGCCACCGTGGGGCAATGGTTGCAGGAGAATGAGACGCTGCTGAGTACCAAACCGGTGGTGCCACCTGCGCCGGTGGCCAACGAACCGGTGCGGGATGGCGTGATTCTCGATCCGCTGGCGGGCAACGATGCCGATTACGATAAGGGCTCGCTGGCATGA
- a CDS encoding TatD family hydrolase, with protein sequence MTPTFIDTHCHFDFAPFSGNEEESLRLAAAAGVEKIIVVGVSADRFAGVMALAEQWPPLYAALGTHPMAIAQHDDSHLDQLEAVLKQLPKKLVAIGEIGLDLFIDNPQFDKQERVLDAQIRLAKQYDLPVILHSRRTHDKLALHLRRLDLPRRGVVHGFAGSEQQALAFIRAGYAIGVGGTITYERASKTRNTIARLPLTSLLLETDAPDMPLQGFQGQANRPERVKNVWQSLCELREESPQEIAETLLENTRTLFQL encoded by the coding sequence ATGACACCCACGTTTATCGATACCCATTGTCACTTCGATTTTGCGCCGTTTTCTGGCAACGAAGAAGAGAGCCTGCGTCTGGCGGCAGCGGCAGGGGTGGAGAAAATCATTGTGGTCGGCGTGTCGGCTGACCGCTTCGCAGGCGTAATGGCGCTGGCAGAGCAATGGCCACCGCTATATGCCGCGTTGGGCACCCATCCGATGGCTATCGCGCAGCATGATGATTCACATCTGGACCAGCTGGAAGCGGTGCTGAAACAGCTGCCGAAAAAGCTGGTGGCGATCGGCGAGATCGGCCTCGATCTGTTTATCGACAATCCCCAGTTTGATAAGCAGGAGCGGGTGCTGGATGCGCAAATCCGGCTGGCAAAGCAGTACGATCTGCCGGTGATCCTGCACTCCCGCCGCACCCACGATAAGTTAGCCCTGCATCTGCGACGCCTCGATCTTCCTCGCCGTGGCGTGGTGCACGGCTTCGCCGGCAGCGAACAGCAGGCGCTGGCCTTTATCCGCGCCGGCTATGCCATCGGTGTGGGCGGCACCATTACCTATGAACGCGCCAGCAAAACCCGCAATACCATCGCACGGCTGCCGCTGACCTCGCTGCTGCTGGAAACCGACGCGCCGGATATGCCGCTGCAGGGCTTTCAGGGTCAGGCCAATCGCCCCGAGCGGGTAAAGAACGTCTGGCAAAGCCTGTGCGAACTGCGGGAAGAATCCCCGCAGGAAATAGCCGAAACCCTTCTTGAGAACACCCGCACTCTTTTTCAGCTCTGA
- the deoC gene encoding deoxyribose-phosphate aldolase, producing MTDVTAAAVRALKLMDLTTLNDDDTDAKVIALCHQAKSPAGNTAAICIYPRFIPIARKTLREQGTPDIRIATVTNFPHGNDDKEIALAETHAAIAYGADEVDVVFPYRALMAGNEEIGYEIVSACKEACAEADVLLKVIIETGELKDAALIRKASEIAIEAGADFIKTSTGKVPVNATPEVAKIMLQVIADKGVKHQVGFKPAGGVRTADDAAIYLKLADDILGSDWADARHFRFGASSLLASLLETAGHAGAKSDSAY from the coding sequence ATGACTGACGTAACCGCAGCGGCCGTACGTGCCCTGAAACTGATGGATCTGACCACGCTGAATGATGACGACACCGATGCGAAAGTGATCGCGCTGTGCCATCAGGCAAAATCCCCGGCGGGCAATACCGCGGCGATCTGCATCTATCCGCGCTTTATCCCGATTGCCCGTAAAACGCTGCGCGAGCAGGGCACGCCGGATATCCGCATTGCCACCGTCACCAACTTCCCGCACGGCAACGACGACAAAGAAATTGCCCTGGCAGAAACCCACGCGGCGATCGCCTACGGGGCTGACGAAGTCGACGTGGTGTTCCCTTACCGCGCGCTGATGGCCGGTAACGAAGAGATTGGCTACGAGATCGTGAGCGCCTGTAAAGAAGCCTGCGCCGAAGCCGACGTGCTGCTGAAGGTGATTATCGAAACCGGCGAGCTGAAGGATGCGGCACTGATCCGTAAAGCCTCTGAAATTGCCATCGAGGCGGGCGCTGACTTTATCAAAACCTCCACCGGTAAAGTGCCGGTCAATGCCACCCCGGAAGTGGCAAAAATCATGCTGCAAGTGATTGCTGACAAAGGCGTTAAGCACCAGGTGGGCTTCAAGCCGGCTGGCGGCGTGCGTACCGCGGACGATGCGGCAATTTACCTGAAGCTGGCCGATGACATTCTCGGCAGCGACTGGGCCGATGCCCGTCACTTCCGTTTTGGCGCGTCCAGCCTGTTAGCCAGCCTGCTGGAAACGGCGGGTCATGCTGGAGCCAAGAGCGACTCCGCTTACTAG
- the deoA gene encoding thymidine phosphorylase, which produces MFLPQEIIRKKRDGQPLTEEEIRFFINGVRDNTVSEGQIAALAMTIYFHDMTLQERVALTMAMRDSGSVLNWKALNLNGPIVDKHSTGGVGDVTSLMLGPMVAACGGYVPMISGRGLGHTGGTLDKLEAIPGFDIFPDDETFRRIIKDVGVAIIGQTNSLAPADKRFYATRDITATVDSIPLITASILAKKLAEGLDALVMDVKVGSGAFMPTFEQSELLAQSIVGVANGAGCKTTALLTDMNQVLASSAGNALEVREAVRFLTGEYRNPRLLEVTLALSAEMLVSGGLAANTDEATGKLQAVLDNGKAAEIFARMVAAQKGPTDFIEQMDKYLPAPMLSKAVYADKPGIVSAMDTRALGMAVVSMGGGRRQASDPLDYSVGFSEMAQLGDRADNQRPLAVIHAATETAWQEAAEAMKRAVTLSENAPAQTPVIYRRISG; this is translated from the coding sequence GTGTTCCTGCCACAAGAAATTATCCGTAAAAAAAGAGATGGCCAGCCGCTGACGGAAGAAGAGATCCGCTTCTTTATTAATGGCGTGCGTGATAACACCGTGTCTGAAGGGCAAATCGCCGCGCTGGCGATGACCATTTATTTCCACGATATGACGCTGCAGGAGCGGGTCGCGCTGACCATGGCGATGCGCGACTCCGGCTCGGTACTCAACTGGAAGGCGCTGAATCTTAACGGCCCGATCGTGGACAAGCACTCAACCGGCGGCGTGGGCGATGTAACCTCGCTGATGCTCGGTCCGATGGTGGCGGCATGCGGTGGCTATGTGCCGATGATTTCTGGCCGTGGCCTCGGCCACACGGGCGGGACGCTGGACAAGCTGGAAGCCATTCCGGGCTTTGATATCTTCCCTGATGACGAGACGTTCCGTCGCATCATCAAAGACGTCGGCGTGGCGATTATCGGCCAGACCAACTCGCTGGCGCCTGCGGATAAGCGTTTCTACGCCACCCGCGACATCACCGCGACCGTCGATTCGATTCCGCTGATCACTGCCTCGATCCTCGCCAAAAAACTGGCGGAAGGTCTGGATGCGCTGGTGATGGACGTTAAAGTCGGCTCCGGGGCCTTTATGCCGACCTTCGAACAGTCCGAGCTGCTGGCCCAGTCGATTGTTGGCGTGGCGAACGGCGCGGGCTGTAAAACCACCGCGCTGTTAACCGATATGAATCAGGTGCTGGCGTCAAGTGCCGGTAATGCGCTGGAAGTGCGTGAAGCCGTGCGCTTCCTGACCGGCGAATACCGCAATCCACGCCTGCTGGAAGTGACGCTGGCTTTGAGTGCGGAAATGCTGGTGTCCGGTGGGCTTGCGGCCAATACCGACGAAGCCACCGGCAAACTGCAGGCGGTGCTGGATAACGGCAAGGCAGCAGAAATCTTTGCGCGCATGGTCGCGGCGCAAAAAGGCCCGACAGACTTTATCGAGCAGATGGATAAATATTTACCGGCGCCGATGCTCAGCAAGGCGGTGTATGCCGACAAGCCGGGCATCGTCAGCGCAATGGATACTCGTGCGCTCGGCATGGCGGTGGTGTCGATGGGCGGCGGTCGTCGTCAGGCCAGCGATCCGCTCGATTACAGCGTCGGATTCAGTGAGATGGCGCAACTGGGTGACCGTGCAGACAACCAGCGTCCGCTGGCGGTGATCCACGCCGCTACGGAAACCGCCTGGCAGGAAGCCGCTGAGGCGATGAAGCGCGCGGTGACCTTAAGCGAAAATGCGCCGGCCCAGACCCCAGTTATCTATCGCAGAATTAGCGGATAA
- the deoB gene encoding phosphopentomutase: MKRVFIMVLDSFGIGSSKDAHKFGDEGSDTLGHIAEACFKGEADIGRKGPLHLPNLTALGLGKAAEESTGKFPLGLDKDAEITGAYAYASELSSGKDTPSGHWEIAGVPVLFDWGYFSDKENSFPQELLDLLVEKADLPGYLGNCHSSGTVILDQLGEEHMKTGKPIFYTSADSVFQIACHEETFGLERLYALCEIAREALTEGGYNIGRVIARPFVGDKPGNFERTGNRHDLAVEPPAPTILKKLVDEQNGQVISVGKIADIYAHVGITKKVKATGLDALFDATVAEMKIAPDNSIVFTNFVDFDSTWGHRRDIPGYAGGLELFDRRLPELMAQVKEGDILILTADHGCDPSWEGTEHTREHIPVLIYGPGVKPGSLGYRETFADIGQTVANYFGLSDMEYGKSML; encoded by the coding sequence ATGAAACGTGTATTTATCATGGTGCTCGACTCCTTCGGGATCGGCTCCAGCAAAGATGCCCATAAATTTGGTGATGAAGGCTCTGATACCCTCGGGCACATTGCCGAGGCGTGCTTCAAGGGCGAAGCGGACATTGGACGTAAAGGCCCGCTGCACCTGCCAAATCTCACGGCCTTAGGCCTGGGCAAAGCAGCGGAAGAGTCGACCGGAAAATTCCCGCTGGGGCTGGATAAAGACGCCGAAATTACCGGCGCTTATGCCTATGCCAGTGAACTCTCTTCCGGCAAAGACACGCCGTCAGGCCACTGGGAAATCGCCGGTGTGCCGGTGCTGTTCGACTGGGGATATTTCAGCGACAAAGAGAACAGCTTCCCGCAGGAATTGCTGGATCTGCTGGTTGAGAAGGCCGACCTGCCAGGCTACCTCGGCAACTGCCACTCGTCAGGTACGGTGATCCTCGATCAGCTTGGCGAAGAGCATATGAAAACCGGCAAGCCGATTTTCTACACTTCCGCTGACTCGGTGTTCCAGATTGCCTGCCACGAAGAGACCTTCGGGCTGGAACGTCTGTATGCGCTGTGTGAAATCGCCCGTGAGGCCTTAACCGAAGGCGGCTACAACATTGGCCGGGTGATCGCCCGTCCGTTTGTTGGCGATAAGCCAGGCAACTTCGAGCGCACCGGCAATCGTCATGACCTGGCGGTAGAACCCCCTGCGCCAACCATCCTGAAAAAACTGGTGGATGAGCAGAATGGCCAGGTGATTTCGGTCGGTAAAATTGCCGATATCTACGCCCACGTTGGCATCACCAAAAAAGTGAAGGCCACCGGGCTGGATGCGCTGTTTGACGCCACCGTTGCCGAGATGAAAATCGCGCCGGACAACAGCATCGTCTTCACCAACTTTGTCGACTTTGACTCCACCTGGGGACATCGTCGCGATATCCCGGGTTATGCCGGTGGCCTTGAGCTGTTCGACCGCCGTCTGCCGGAGTTGATGGCGCAGGTGAAAGAGGGCGATATTCTGATCCTCACCGCCGACCACGGCTGTGACCCAAGCTGGGAAGGCACCGAGCATACCCGCGAGCACATCCCGGTGCTGATTTACGGCCCAGGCGTGAAGCCGGGATCGTTAGGCTATCGCGAGACCTTCGCCGACATCGGCCAGACCGTCGCGAACTATTTTGGCCTTTCCGATATGGAATACGGCAAATCCATGCTGTAA
- the deoD gene encoding purine-nucleoside phosphorylase, whose translation MATPHINAEMGDFADVVLMPGDPLRAKHIAETFLQDAVEVNNVRGMLGYTGTYKGRKISVMGHGMGIPSCSIYAKELITDFGVKKIIRVGSCGAVRSDVKLRDVVIGMGASTDSKVNRMRFKDHDFAAIADFEMVRNAVDAAKALGVSARVGNIFSADLFYTPDPQMFDVMEKYGILGVEMEAAGIYGVAAEFGAKALAICTVSDHIRSGEQTTAAERQTTFSEMIEIALESVLLGDKEA comes from the coding sequence ATGGCTACCCCTCATATTAATGCAGAAATGGGTGATTTCGCTGACGTGGTGCTGATGCCGGGCGATCCGCTGCGCGCAAAACATATCGCAGAAACCTTCCTGCAGGACGCGGTAGAAGTGAATAACGTGCGTGGCATGCTGGGCTACACCGGCACCTATAAAGGCCGTAAAATTTCGGTGATGGGCCACGGCATGGGCATTCCTTCCTGCTCAATCTATGCGAAAGAGCTGATCACCGATTTCGGCGTGAAGAAGATCATTCGTGTGGGTTCATGCGGCGCGGTGCGTTCAGACGTGAAGCTGCGTGACGTGGTGATCGGCATGGGTGCATCTACCGATTCCAAAGTGAACCGCATGCGTTTCAAAGATCACGATTTCGCCGCGATTGCCGATTTCGAGATGGTGCGTAACGCCGTCGATGCGGCCAAAGCGCTGGGCGTGTCTGCCCGCGTTGGCAACATCTTCTCTGCTGACCTGTTCTATACGCCAGATCCGCAGATGTTCGACGTGATGGAGAAGTACGGCATCCTGGGCGTGGAAATGGAAGCCGCCGGTATTTACGGCGTGGCTGCAGAGTTCGGTGCGAAAGCGCTGGCCATCTGTACCGTTTCCGACCACATCCGCAGCGGTGAGCAAACCACGGCGGCTGAGCGCCAGACCACGTTCAGCGAGATGATTGAAATCGCGCTGGAATCTGTGCTGCTGGGCGATAAAGAAGCGTAA